From the Aerococcus viridans genome, the window TCACATCTTCTAATTGTTGCCCTTTATAAGGTGGGTCCAAGAATACCAAGTCAAATTGCAGGTCCTTATCTGCTTGACGTAATTGTTGGATGGCCTTGCGGTTGTCCCCTGCCTTCAAGACATACTGGTCCTCAATCCTTACAGCAGCAACATTTTCTTTAATCGTTGCTTGTGCTTGCCGGTTCTTTTCAAAACCGTAAACAACTGCTGCACCTCTTGAAATAGCTTCTATTCCAAGTGCTCCAGACCCAGCATAGAAGTCTAAAACTCTTGTCTCCTCATCGAAATAAGGGCCAATAATATTAAATAACGATTCCTTGATTTTATCTGTAGTTGGTCGGGTATTATCCCCTGGCACCGCTTTTAAACGATGTTTCCCAAATTTTCCAGCTATGACGCGCATAGACTTGTCACCCCACGTTTTAAAATTTGTCTATATTTTACCATATCAAAGACCACGCACCTATAAGTGCCCCCTTGAAAAAGGGGTCCCCGAAATTTAGCTGAGATATTTCTGATATAGACCTCATCAAAAAAGAACGCTGTGCTTTACCACCTGACGTCCTTTTCCAATCAATATTTAAATGAATCTACACCATATAACCTAAAAAATACGGCAGTTGTTGGCGCCACCAGATCCAGTCATGAGACACATCTGGCCCCCATTCTGCGAACCAGGCTGGGATATTCTTATGCTCAAAAGCTTCACGCAACTTGTAGTAACCGGGCAGACCGTCTGCTTCCCAGTCGCCTAAACCGGTACAAACAATGATATCTGCTTGGCGCAAGTGGTCGATAAACCACGGATCGTTCAAGGTCCAAATGTAGTCCACTGGCGAGTTGTAATAAACAGCTAAGTCACCACCGAAATCACCACCAAAATAACGGGCGTCGTAAACACCTGATAGGGCAATGGTTTTATTAAAGACATCCGGATGTTTCAATTGGAAGTTTAAGGCATGGTAAGCACCCATCGAACAACCCGTTGTCATCATTGGGTCAAACCAACCCGTATAGTGCTTGATGAATGGGATAGCTTCATCAAGCACATAACGTTCGTAAGCATTATGGGCTTCAGCGCGGTCGTGTTGAGACTTACCTTTGTGTAACCAAGATTCTTGGTCATGGGATGATAGAGTGAAGAATTGGACTTTTCCTGCTTCGATGAAATAATGTGCAGCTTCAATCATACCGAAGTCTGCAAATTCATCTTTAGAACCACCAGATGACGGGAATACCACTACCGGAATACCTGCGTGCCCATAACGATTTAAGTACATTTCTTGATTTAAGTGACCTGAATAATGGTGTAAGAATTCTGCATTCATGGGGTTTCCTCCAGTTTTGGGTAAAATGACAACCAGTGTAAAGCTAACCTTCTTTATGTTGGTGGACGTAGTTGAAAATCTCTTCAATTTCCGCTTCTGTATCCGCTAAAATACCATAGAATTGGTTACCTTGTAAGGCAGAAAAAGCGTCTGGTAAACGTTTTGAGAAGACAAATCGGTCGCCGTAATGACTGCGTAAAGCCGCTTCATCGTGGGCATAAGTATTTTGATCACGGTGGGTAATAGCCACACAGTATCGAGCGGGTGAACTCGGTGTTTCAAAAGGTTGACCGTCCACAATGCGGGCAAATTGGCGGAATAAATCTACATGGTTGGCATAGTTATACATATCAATGGTATAACCACCAGCCACCCGGTTATTGTATTCAACCACTAGGTAGTCGTCCCCATTTTCAAAGAATTCAATATGGAAAAACCGCTCCTTCATACCGAATTGTTTGACGATAGCTTGACCGTACGCCCGTAATTTTTCAGGAATTTCCTTTTGAATAATATAGCCGTAGTCTAATTGGTATTTTAATACCTCCAAAGTTGGGTCATGGTAATACAAGCTTGTTTCAAAGACAATATCCCCGTTTTGGTCGATTAAACCATCATACGACAATAACTTCCCGTCCTCGATATAAGGTTCAAAGAAGTAGGCATCTTTCTCGTCCCACTCCTCTAAAAATTTGTAGACCGCGTCTTGGTCTTTTAACTTGTAGGTACCTGATGAACCCACACCTGAATTGGGTTTGGCTACTAATGGAAGTCCCAGTTCCTTGACGATTCGGTTGACGGTACCCTTTTTATTGGCCACTTTTCCTGGAACCGCTGGCACTCCCGCCTTGGCGAATAGTTTCTTCATTTCAGACTTAAATTTAACCTTGCGCAAATCTTTTGGCTTGTTGCCAGGAATATTAAACTGTTCACGAATCTCAGCTTCCAAATTCAACCAATGCTCATTTTGCGACTCAATCCGGTCAATTTTCCCGTGCTTGAAAAATAAGTAAGCAACAGCTTTTTTAACTTCTTCAGTATTTTCTAAGTCGTTGACTTTATAGTATTCTGTTAAATCATCTTTTAAAGATTGAGGTAATTGGTCATAGGGTTCTTGACCAATCCCAAGAACGTTGAACCCTTGCTGTTTTAATCTGTTAGTAAATAATTGAAAGTTCTCTGGATAAAAAGGTGATGTCACAATAAAATTCATGTAAGTTCCTCCGCTCAGGGTCTTTTGCTTATATTTTATATTAATTTTTGATTAGAATCTCTCTTTCATTATAAGCGGTAATGGGTGCAAAAGCAATTGCATCTAAGTTATGGGAAACGCATTCATTCCCCCTCTTAAAGCCCCACATAACGGTCACTCTATATCATTTGAACTTAATATGCTCATCGGTTAGAATAGAAAGTGGAGGTGTTTTATGACACAAGAAGTTACTTTAAGATCTGCCCAAGCTGCAGACTATCCAGCAATACACGCATTAAACCGAGGCGCTTGGTTTAAATCAGACTATGAAGCATACCCAGAAGCAACTGATGCTTACGTTGACTTAGACTTAAACAGTTCGTTGAGTGATGCATCAATGGCAACCGTTGCGGAAGTTGACGGCCAGATTGCTGGTGTTATTTTAGTATCCGCAGATTCAGAGCCTAAATACGGCCGGATGCTGATGCAATCCACTATCGAATCAGCTGCAACGATTCATGCTCAAGGTCCTGAAGTTGCCGACTATTTTTATAACCGGATGAAAATAGAAAGGGAATACGATGCAAAATTACTAGAAAATGCTAAAAAAGATGTAGCTTACGATGGCCGTATTGTGCTATTTATTATGGATCCAAATTTTCAAGGTCTAGGAATCGGCAGCAAATTATTCCAAGCCGCTAAAGATTATTTTGAAGCTAAAAATGTGGCAAATTATTACCTATTCACTGACTCTTCATGTAATTATCCTTTCTATGATTACAAAGGAATGCACCGTGCTGGTAGTTTAAGATTTGATCAATCAGGTTTATTCGAACAATTTGATGGTTCAGAATCAACGGAACCATTCGAGTTTTTCATATATGACAATCAATAACAATACTGGAATAATTTCCAAATATGGCGTAAACATCTTATACCATACCTCTTTTACATATTTACTTGTCTGCAATGGATAGGCAAGGAAATAATTTAGCAGATGAACTTTCCTCGATCACTTAATATATCTACAATACGTGTACTTATATTACCGATGTCGTGCTCTAGCCACGGACTCGACAACATCGGATATCTACATCAAATTTAGATTAATAAGACATCGATAATCTGTTTCTAAATTTCTTCTCTATAACCTTCATTTTCAGTATAAAAATAATATTTTCATTTTCCAGTAAATGGGTAATGTTGATAAACATATTCCTGCGAGAATTTCCTATCATCTTTTGTGATTAATTTAATGATGGTAGAAATTCTCTTTTTTTTTCATTAGTTATCAAAAAAATAGTGTTGGCGGTATCCTCTAAAACTCCCTGCCAACACTATTATCCTATAAACTCTTCATTGCATCAGATCTCATAAATATGTACATTATCATTTTCCATACAGAATTATCCTTCCTATAAAAGCGAAGTATCTATTTGACCGTTTTAATCTAAAGTAAATAGCAATTCATCTAGATCAAATATCTCAATATATTTATGTGTATGTTGCTTAATTAAACCTTTATCCTCTAACGAAGAGAACTTCCTACTTATTGTTTCGGGTGTTGTACCCAAATAAGAAGCTAGCTCCTTTTTTGACATTGGTAAAGTCACATAAGTATGATTTTCCTCATCTTCAACATATTCTGCTAGAAAATTAATAATACGAGATTCTACCTGCTCTATACCAACCTGCATCGTTTGCTTTTCTGATACCTGTAAACGTTTCGTAACATCTGAAAGTATTCGTCTCATAATTTCTGGGTAAGCGTCTAGATAGTTATCCATATCTTTTTTATGAATTCTACATATGCTTACTTCTGATATTGCTTCAGCATAATTAGAATGGTAACTATCAGCTTGAAAAATAGCCACTTCTCCCATAAAATCACCAGGATTTAGTATGCGTACAGTTTGTTCACGACCGGATTCATTTAAGTTGTAAATACGTACACGCCCACTATTTATGATATATAGTGTGTCATCTTTATCACCATTTCCAAATAACAACGCATTCTTTGCATAATGTACTTCATGCGCTGATTGTGCAATTAAACTCATTTGTTCTTCATCTAGGTGGTTAAAAATTGGTACTAACCGTATACAATCTACATGACTATGGTGATGATGGTGTGCCATACAACTTTCCTCCTAATTAATCGTTATCTATATAATCATCGTCTTCTAACGCATCCTTATTAGCAATGGCTTGAAGTTGCCAAATATTTACATCTAAATAATCTTTATAACTAATTAGTAAATCCTCTAACGCATCATCTGCTTCTTCTTGAGCTAAACGCAATGCACGAACGGTAAATTCACGATTAGTTCTAAAATCTTCTACTAACTGTAAGACCATTTCTTCAGCAGAATAATATTTTTCAGACGGATCTTCAGAAATTATTGCAAATTGCTGAAATTCAGCAGTTGTTGATGCTGGCTTAAATCCCGAAGCTAGTAAACGTTCTGCAATTTTATCAAACCATGTTTCATTCTCATTATACAGTTTTTCAAATAACTCATGCAATGAATAGAAATTTGCCCCTTTTACATACCAGTGATATTGATGTAATTTTACATGTAAGGTATGAATATTGGCCAGTATATGATCTGTAACAGCTGCAGCATTAATCTTGGTATGGTGAATGTGTTCTTTATAGGCTTGTTCAGCGGCTAACTTTTCTTGTCTTTCGTTTACTGTTGTCATTTTATAAACCTTCCTTTACTTTTGAACTAATAACGGAATATCCTAAGTTTTCAATAGCGTTTTCAATTGTACTCAAATTGACTTGTTCTTCATCGAAATCCACCTTTACCTTACTTGCATTAAACAGTACTTTTACAGAATCCTTTTCTACACCAGCGGTCTGTTTTAAACCACTTTCAATTTTTTGTAAACATGATGGACAAGTTAATGTTTCTAATTTTAATGTTGCTTTTGTCATATCTATCACTCCTTTAAATAAATTATATAAGGTATTTTTTTTAAAATAATTGATACAGATCAATTATTTTAATTGATATCCTCTTAATCTCATTGCATTTAAAATAACGACCAAAATACTTGCCTCATGAACTAACATACCAATTGACATAGACATCCATTCACTGAATATTAAA encodes:
- the rsmD gene encoding 16S rRNA (guanine(966)-N(2))-methyltransferase RsmD, with translation MRVIAGKFGKHRLKAVPGDNTRPTTDKIKESLFNIIGPYFDEETRVLDFYAGSGALGIEAISRGAAVVYGFEKNRQAQATIKENVAAVRIEDQYVLKAGDNRKAIQQLRQADKDLQFDLVFLDPPYKGQQLEDVINGFLADNWLAPDARLICELDKRDTLPEAFGPLKLIKDVTYGITRILVYRMEED
- a CDS encoding esterase family protein; protein product: MNAEFLHHYSGHLNQEMYLNRYGHAGIPVVVFPSSGGSKDEFADFGMIEAAHYFIEAGKVQFFTLSSHDQESWLHKGKSQHDRAEAHNAYERYVLDEAIPFIKHYTGWFDPMMTTGCSMGAYHALNFQLKHPDVFNKTIALSGVYDARYFGGDFGGDLAVYYNSPVDYIWTLNDPWFIDHLRQADIIVCTGLGDWEADGLPGYYKLREAFEHKNIPAWFAEWGPDVSHDWIWWRQQLPYFLGYMV
- a CDS encoding ATP-grasp domain-containing protein produces the protein MNFIVTSPFYPENFQLFTNRLKQQGFNVLGIGQEPYDQLPQSLKDDLTEYYKVNDLENTEEVKKAVAYLFFKHGKIDRIESQNEHWLNLEAEIREQFNIPGNKPKDLRKVKFKSEMKKLFAKAGVPAVPGKVANKKGTVNRIVKELGLPLVAKPNSGVGSSGTYKLKDQDAVYKFLEEWDEKDAYFFEPYIEDGKLLSYDGLIDQNGDIVFETSLYYHDPTLEVLKYQLDYGYIIQKEIPEKLRAYGQAIVKQFGMKERFFHIEFFENGDDYLVVEYNNRVAGGYTIDMYNYANHVDLFRQFARIVDGQPFETPSSPARYCVAITHRDQNTYAHDEAALRSHYGDRFVFSKRLPDAFSALQGNQFYGILADTEAEIEEIFNYVHQHKEG
- a CDS encoding GNAT family N-acetyltransferase produces the protein MTQEVTLRSAQAADYPAIHALNRGAWFKSDYEAYPEATDAYVDLDLNSSLSDASMATVAEVDGQIAGVILVSADSEPKYGRMLMQSTIESAATIHAQGPEVADYFYNRMKIEREYDAKLLENAKKDVAYDGRIVLFIMDPNFQGLGIGSKLFQAAKDYFEAKNVANYYLFTDSSCNYPFYDYKGMHRAGSLRFDQSGLFEQFDGSESTEPFEFFIYDNQ
- a CDS encoding Crp/Fnr family transcriptional regulator → MAHHHHHSHVDCIRLVPIFNHLDEEQMSLIAQSAHEVHYAKNALLFGNGDKDDTLYIINSGRVRIYNLNESGREQTVRILNPGDFMGEVAIFQADSYHSNYAEAISEVSICRIHKKDMDNYLDAYPEIMRRILSDVTKRLQVSEKQTMQVGIEQVESRIINFLAEYVEDEENHTYVTLPMSKKELASYLGTTPETISRKFSSLEDKGLIKQHTHKYIEIFDLDELLFTLD
- a CDS encoding Dps family protein; the protein is MTTVNERQEKLAAEQAYKEHIHHTKINAAAVTDHILANIHTLHVKLHQYHWYVKGANFYSLHELFEKLYNENETWFDKIAERLLASGFKPASTTAEFQQFAIISEDPSEKYYSAEEMVLQLVEDFRTNREFTVRALRLAQEEADDALEDLLISYKDYLDVNIWQLQAIANKDALEDDDYIDND
- a CDS encoding heavy-metal-associated domain-containing protein, whose translation is MTKATLKLETLTCPSCLQKIESGLKQTAGVEKDSVKVLFNASKVKVDFDEEQVNLSTIENAIENLGYSVISSKVKEGL